agttatcacaacaagcttaatcaatttaaccaaaggactaccatcactcttaataaaagaaagaagatcatccttattagagaaatgagaagtaggaaaaatctgttgaacccaactccaaatatacaGAGCATTAGgtcattcaaaaaataaatgatgaatagattcctcatgcttttcacaaaaCGTACACATGGAACAAATATGGAGacctttattttaaatatgttgatctgtaggaagtcgcccatgaaaaacttttcaaatgataagagttttggaaggtggGATATctgaagaccaaataaatttaccccaaccacagggaactcctggttccaagaaaaaagtcatagccgatttaagagtgaaccgaacacactcatctagaatccaattaggaatatcctgatCTGCCTTAACCATTatatgactaaaaagatgaggcatCATCCGTAAAGACAacggaatattccaatcacgaCCTGTCCAAAACTAATAAACTGTATCTGGAATGCTAATACCAttagataaccctgcaatatgtgctaaagaagtagtataacaccatttatcattccagaaattaataaaagtacatgTAATAACAGTCCaaaaagtataatcaagtatagtagaataaaactacTTAATCTCAGACTaaagagatgaggatctataaaccttTTTAAATCgtattagataccaatttaaaaactaatttagatatcaatagttatttaatttatagaattatttttaatttcttaattgtttaatgatttttattataatatgattCAATAAATAAGTTTAACATACTTAGGGGATGTGCTACTCAATCTAGCCACCAAGCTCAAGGGCTGATTGTGTACGGTAATGCATCCCCTCATGTTTTGTCTTGCttgtcataaaaaaaaagtttaacaaACTTaccattaataaattattttagattttaaataatattttatttaatatctcACTTTTCAGTTTTAAAcagattattttattatttttattgaaatataatCTCCAAGATATGACTAAATCTGTACtatattttaagataatatatatatatatatatgatttactAGTTTCTTATAGAAAATTTTACTCGAATAATAATTAAGTTTATACTTCTTCTGATTTTGTACCTCtagtttaatttctttttacaaaataataataactataaatttaaagattttttttattgagaagTTAAAAACACGCTGgtctacattttttttatgtcttcacgtattatttttaaagtttattttttaatttttaactaacATCTTTGAATATTGGTTAAAAAGATATATCTGAAAATAGTGATTaataaaaatgcaaaaaaataattgGTGTAAAATTAAGTAGGGGGTATTATGGTAACTTGAGCAGCCGCAAATATGAAAGAGTGGATCCTAGTAGCCTATGGTGTAAGCTAGATTCCTTGTTGATTGGTTTAAATATTTGTTGTTTCCGATGGCTTTTGTTTTTTGAGGATGTTCTGATAGCTTAATTTATTGCCCAGTTCTTAATAACACAACACCATGCTAACTTTAAAAAAGGGCGGCTATGTTTCCAAGGACAAAAGGAATCGAAAGAAGGACAGTTGCAGAGCCAAGCTTCGCACCATGCATGTGCACCTCTCATCTTTTCACACTCTCACCATAGCTGCTACGCAACTTGCATCACAAACCTTCCTTTCTGGTTGTATTTAACTGCAGATTCTGCTGTCCATATAttcattttctatttcatttttaactttaaacACAAACCAGGCCACAGAGAACAAACAAACACATCTTCTCTGTACACTGCCAGAGACTAATCTATAATCTAATTAAAGAATTTTTCTGTTCAATTTTCTAAGTGTAATTAAACTCTCAAAATCTTTGTAAACTTTTCTTTTCATGTATTAAATATCATTATCAATGTTGTGTAACATGATCAACATAACTTTGTCTCTTAAATTAATAAGGATTCAGTGTTTAAATCTGCacgtaataaaataaatatctgctaaaaaaaataaatgccATGTATTTCAGACAATTAGTCATTGGTTGGAGGGATGCACTTgctttaacaaaaaaaaagaacacTAATCATAAagctaaatatattttatgtgcctataaagaaagagagagatatCTATTTTTGATCCATCTATAGTGTTTAATGTATCATAAATGCACTACTGATACACATAGACTCAAACTTGCTGGAATTTCACCCTGAAGGGTCCAGAATGCAAAATAGGTAGAGCAAAATATATACTGTAGAACCAAATCTAGCTTATCTAGATACGTATGTTTCTTCTGATCTTGAAATATATGAACCACTAGGCAATTAATCACTTACAGTAAACGCAAACGTAAAGAATGgtgtatatttattattcttcaTATATTATCTGGCTATTCTATAGTGTTTGCACAAATAATGGTCCTGCATATgctttttttgttaaaatgttTTCTCTCCATTAAACATGTTATCAACCTTATAGTAACAAAATCCCTTCCACTTCTTCCTGCCAGCAGAGAAAAGAAACACAAccaaatgaaatttaaattctaaactTGAACTTATTTCTCATCTTACCTTTGCAATGGTGTACTTAATTATCTTTTACTCTTTACTCTTTTTAAACGTTAAAAGTTGTAAAAGTtgcattaaaagaaaaaaattattaataaataaacttCAACCCTATAAATTTTTtgacttataaaataaaaaatttcacttatttataaattatgaaatgGATTAATCACTACTAATTTCCAACAACAAAAACTTGTGGCCATAACTTCATTGCTTTCACCCAACTACCAAGTTTGTTTACTTTATGATGCCTTTCTTTTCGTTGTATTCCCCAtagaatattatttatttaggcTTGAAGTCACGAATATCAATGGCAATGGAATCTTCCCTAGTTTGATTCCTggctcttcattttttttttagtctttcCCTAAGTGTTTGGAGCACATGCTTCCCCTCCCCTTTTCATGGTCTATAAATAAGCACCACTGAAGTAGTGTTCATTCATATATAAACTCCTTCCATTTCTTCTCTTTAAGCAAGCACCTCCTTCTTTACTTTAACCTGAGTTTAGCCATGGCAGATTTGACTCGCACTACTTATTACTTGCTTGTTGTACTACTGTTCCTATCATATGAACTACTTTGCATAGAAGGAAGGGGTTTGAAAGCAACCACAACCACTACGTCACCAAAATCTGTCTCCGCCGTCAAGGCAACGAGCACTGCAACTAACACTACAAAAGGTGTTGTTGCAAAGCCAAACCAGTTGGAGAGTTTCGCTAAGAGTTTGAATGGCTATGTTGAAGCTTTTCGACCCACTACTCCCGGCCATAGCCCTGGTGTTGGTCACTCTATTAACAACTAACGAATAAGTAACATGCAAATGCAACAGATTACAAGTGCTCTTATATATGTTCCTATCCTTGTAATGTTATTTCATTTCAATGTTAGTGTTAGGTAGGCATATTCTGTGGTGGCACCAATCCATATACCTTCTAAGTTTAGTTTCTTATTATGCATGTTTGTATTAATGCAGCTTGTTATAAGCTTTCTCCATGCAGCCACCGGAGATTATCCAAATTGATAATAAAGTTCTACAAAAATATCACCTTTCTCTATTATTTTTTCCCTTTCAGCAAATAATAAACTTCATCTTACTACGGTTGCACAATTTATATTTGTTCTTGAACGGGTATTGGGGCCTAGAGAACGACTACCTTGTTCCTCCTTTCGATCGGTCGTCACTCTCAGCTTCCTGCTTCACCTTCTTCCTCTCTGTTGTTTGGTAGCATAGACTAGATGATATCTGCAgaagacactccgacgatcaagtcagtcaGGATGTCGGCACTCGGTTGTCAGAGTACTGTAAGTAAATAATGACGTATCTGATTCTTGGAATCtgcgctatttatattaccttaatggatTTTCGTTAATGGGTTGGATTAGGAGGTTGGTTCTCATTTAAGGTTGTGTTAAACAATTCTTAATTATGGATTAACTCTGCCGACTTGATCAACTCATAATTCGTCATCATAGATCGATCAGCCACATGTCGTCGCGTGATTTTTTATCGTGATCAGATGATTTGAGTTTCTAACCGAGTGCCTGCCATTACagtattctttaaaaaatactcaaacTAAATCTTCTGATGCatattcattaattaatttaattgaaataGATGAGAGAATTTTTTTGTGGAACTTATAATCTAGAATAATTAACCATGACCCTTTTTTGTTTCAATAAATATTGGGAAGTGAAGAAATGGGAGGAGCAATATGATATATATCTCCAACAGTTAGCGTATCGATTTCGATACACGAAAATTTCAACGCAAAGAGCAAAACCTAACAATATCACATATGCATGTGCTTTGCATGGCATGACAAGATTGTATTTCATTATTCTTCaaagacaaagaaaaaaacaagttaGAGTGTTACAGTGGtaacaaaaactaaaattaaaatacgattcaatcataatatatatgctttacataatattcaaaattgaattataaTGTTACATTATATTaaggaaaatgttttttttacatCCATGTTTTACCATATACTTCCataaatattaatgttttaattttttttaatttttaaaattattttaacattttatattttatttatatttttattaaaaagattttttatttttttataaatattaatattttattgtaaatgTGTATATAGTCAATTTTTGGAGTGTGCCACGGCCTACTCCCCTTTTACAACAAATCCTAGGTAGTTAGTCCCCCTTTTTCTTTTAGCACCATTATTGGTTGGTTATATACACTTTTTTAATTGTAACTTTAatgagttttaattttaattacagtttttatttaaaatatttaaacttaaaattttatttaaaaaatcaaattcaaatccTCTATTTGTACACACTTTTTTGTGTAAGTCTTTATATCTATATAAAAACTTTATATATTACGGTCTcaatgtaataaaaaattacaatttgaaTCATTAGCTTGTCAAAACTCtgtttttacatatttaaaatattttttttgctccacataaataattattttatatattagtatTTGTTATTAGTTGCTAAATAATTTAACtttagatattttaaaattactacAATTGAAATTGACGATGTAAAATGATAGTGCCACCATGCATCACCCTGAAAAGCAAATTTGGCAGTAGACTATTACctctgtgtttttttttttttcttcttaacaTTCAAGTTAAACTTGTTGTACCCTTTAAAAATCTCCAATAAAAACTCAGGTTGAACAAATTTATGGTCGttataaataattcaatttcAAGATTCAAAAATCGCCAATATCAATTCTACATGTAAGAAATGTCTTTATTTTGTACTTTCTTTTAATCTTCAACTCTTAAAAATTCTAGTATAACAAATTGTCAAAAGTTTTATAACAATCTACCTcgtctattttatttttataaaatcagGTTTAAACctacttatattttatataaattcttATTATTGGTAGTATATGTGAGAtttttaacacatttttttatatcgAGACTGTCAATTCGTGTGTGAAATTATATATTCTGGTCTAATAGCAACTTATAACAGATAATCCTAATAAatctaataaaattttattaaaataaattatgatagtATATTAGAGTTAGACTTTAAATCttattcaatcttataaaacaaattttatacCAAATTATACATAGGTTTCtaagaatttaaattaaaatacagTAGTATCATAAGATACAAATATgctcatataaaaaataatttgtaggATTTTATAATGGGAGGGTTAAAAGGAAATATGTAtacaaacattaaaaaaattattaaacattaatttttagtattataTGTCCTTTTCACACTCATATCAATGACGCAACCCGCTAATTAATTCAGAAAGAGAAATGAATCAATGACGCAAGTGAaccaaattaaaaagaaatatttatttattatatttcccCATTTTCCATCACATTAATCATTTCTTTCAGCTTCACCTATCTTATAACTTTTTTTGTACGAAATCTTTGTACTAGCTAGTGCAATTTTTTCATTGGAAAAGTATATTATTTTGCATAAGCTGATTCATCGTCTTGTTTCATCTGCCTAGGCTAGGTTTTTTTATCAGCTCTACCTAGGCTAGGTTACTGTAAAGATATGCAATAGTTTATTAACCCTTTTTCATTAACAGGAATATAGCGTAATTAATAAACTAAGTGGTTGAGGATTTAAATTCTgggcataaaaaaatattgaattattcGTATTATgtttcaagataaaaaaatttatttagtgaTGAATAATCTGTATTAATACTATAATTAagaaatgtatttaattttgaacTATAATTTGTTTGTTCAGCAACGAACGGAGAGAAATTATTGAGAGGAAGTGAAGAAGTAGCTTACTAAACCTAAATTTGAAATGACGTGAGTGATGAGTTGACATGCATGGATCCTATCATCCCATGTTGGTTTGCTGACAATTAATCAACTGTCCCCTTCCTTTTCCTATATCAAATTTATAACTAACAATAGAGGCTGCAAAAAGTGGTAGACTCAATTTCTTTTGTTCACTTCACTTTTcgaactaaaatttaaattttacctCAAATAACATGGATATGTGCCTGTTGTTCAGGTTTAATGTTTCATTctctttaataataataaaaaaaataagttggaAATTTGTAcatgtttatatattataaaataattctatTTCTAATTGatattaatgtataatttttaacatattttctACACATTAATATTGTGAAATTCTatgttatattaaatatttataaataattaattttgtcatctgaaatttgaaaatatcgAAATAggtgtttttttaataatgagaGTTGACTATATAGAGGTGTTTATGGTGGTTCAAGAAAAACCTGGATTTGGATAATTAGTAAAGAAAAATATGCATAATTCACTTATTATAATTGCTGTTTGGAACCTCTGATATGTATGGAaactatgaaaaaaaattatttcgttTACTTTGGTTTGCCTCTCTAACTCCTTGTTTAAAAAGGAAGAAGTTGTGTATTTTGCAAAATAGTCTTAAACATCATTTGAAGTTTTTGTCTATTTTTTAGGATTAAGAGACTTTGAGGTGGAGGATATGTGATGTGAAAAGGATTATCTTTGGTTATTGTTGAGGTAGTGGGTTACATTGCTCTTGTGTTATTTGTCAAGAGAATTTTTACCAATTCCTCTTCTTCTTAGAGATTTGCacttggtggtttgtgtttttTGTTCTTTTGGAATTTGTTGTGATGGTATACTCTGGTTGTTGTCAAAGGTGAATTCCTGTATATGTGATATTCTTGAGATCTGAATTAGTCGATATTTTTTGTTGAAAGATTAGTTTAGGATGgagtgtaaaaaaattatttatttattttatttttttataagggaTAGGTCATCATGAAGTGatctatatttaattattattttttctaataaaaaaatcatctaATACATACCCAAATATATTTCttagtaaaaaaataagttgaaCCAAAAGATAGTTTCTACTATTTGTATTCTAAATATACTATACAGAAATTCAAAGTCACAAGCTATTAAATATgagattttaattaatttgagtATCATATTTGGAAGATGGGGAGGAGTGAAGAAGCACAGGGAACAGTTTGTGATGTAAACGAAACTCATActtgttttatatattatattatattatagtaTAGAGGAATATTGAATTGAATAAATAAGATTAATGAAGGGTTGGGGTGGTGAACACAGAACCCCATGCAAGTGAAAACAGAATGGCGCATGTGGGCGAAAGCAGTGTCAACAGTGGCCTTTCGAAAAGAAGCGACCCTTCAGATGTATGACGAGAAAAGGTCGTTCTTACAATCAGTAACTAATTTAGGTAAGGCTCATGCTTTAACTCCCATCAaatcaaaaatatatatttactttttttttctggtttattttacttttaatttaaaattttaacatatattattatattattaaaacaaattgtCAAAATGAACGTAACTTTTTTATGGTGTCAAAAGAACACTTTTCTTTgggtaacattttttttctcttacattgatttaataataaaatattatatttaattaataaaaataaatataaataacattttaaaacaaaaataataatatttatgatttttaaaaataattaatctttttttctcttctcgGTCTCTCGTGCTCTATgttaaaaagtgaattttaagtcaaGAGTTGTtccactataagaaaatcataaaatagaaactaatttttagagatcaataattagttgcaataataactaaattagagaccattttaaaaactaaataaaaaattggtttctaaattagtttttattattgttaaatagtttctaaattaatatctaataagcaaccaaggttttaactaccaattatttagtttataaatttggtttctaaaaccttggttgctaattacatatcaatttaaaaactatttaacaataatagaaactaatttaaaaaccaaatttttatttagtttctaaaatggtctctaatttagttaccattgcaactaattattttggtctctaaaaattggtttctattttatgattttcttatagtgttcattgtatataagtgaaaGCAAATCTCAATCTTACgagtcggttttatgagattgaattagacttaaagttcacatTTTAATGCTCTCAttgttattttgaatttttgactATTATTGAATCTTCTGGATTAGACTTTGATATATGGACTTCGACTGGATAtggtttttaaaatgaattcatatatatatatataataaatgcaTTGTGATATGGTAATGTTATAAGTATATTTGTTTCTTTGGAGAGGGAATAGAAAAGGGTTATGGAAAAGAAATTTGAAGGTATAACTGTGTGAGCTAAATCAAGTAGAAAGGTAAATAGTGAAGTTAGAGTGAAGTATATTATCCTATTTAAAAATAGTGAATTAATGGAGCATGTATGTTCGAGCTGAACCTAGGTGGTAACAGAAGTGTGTATTAGATACCTAATGACAGTTATAGTAGTTTAAGAGTTGAAACCAAACACCTCTACAATCTGACCCCACAAATCATATTCCTTTTTAACATTCAACACTCAATAAAATGGAAAGAATGATGTCCAAAGTGAAAGGCCAGCTGTttatcagatttttttttttagggtttttttttgcATTTCGAAGAAATTTTagtactaaataaatttttgatttttaaattagtttctattattattaaataatttttaaattggtatctaattagttaccaaagtttttactactaaatttagaatttatataattagtaattaaaaccttgattgttaattaaataccaatttatatattatttaaataataataaaaattaatttagaaattttttttttttaatttttaagatggtctctaatttagttattattgtaattaattattttggtatctaaaaattaatttttatttcataattttcttgtaggtCCATATAGATTCTCTCCCTTTAGTAAACTACAATTTTACTTCtgtactattttttaattataaagatATCTTTCACATCTTTCAGTTGgatcattttattaatatttttaattacgaTATTAAATATTCAcagaataacttttttattaaagatttaatttCAGACTTATAACTACCTTTAACAGTGTTTAAACAAAGAGGTTGGTACTAATATTATTGATTACTTTACTAGATTCTTGAGACACTGAGCATATGTCAAAGGTCTTTATAGGTTTTCTTGTTTGGTTATTATTACATATGTACATCTAATTTTTTAGACTTTCAAGAGTATGAAAGGATCAAAGTTCCCCCTAATCATCATAAACAAgtaatttaacttttaaaatcttaacTAAAGTCTAGGAATGCTTAAATAATGTTTACATATCTGTACTCTTTTCTGCACATGATGCATTGTGAATCAAAACTACAATTCTGTTTCTATACATTCTTGATTTTCCATTTCATTATTTTAGTTAAGTATGGAAGAATATCCACTGAATATTTTTGGAGCCTGTTTATATAACTTACACTCCACAAAGACGTAAACGGAATAAACACAAATTAGCTAGTCATATActataaaaaatactattaagtaaaaacaaattttagaaaaaaataattaattaatatattaattaaattatatattattttaaatattaacaaaattattaatattaagattattttttattattaataaatagtttctaaattgatatctaattaattattaattttggatGTAAATTTCTAGATGTAAAGATAATgaatcacaaattaaaagaataagaCATTTGTTTTACTTATCTCTATTTgtttatctatctatatataaaaaCGCATTATTTTGATACataaacttaatttaaaataataattagatattttaaaaaattattaatcaagtgttttaattaaaatgttagTTTTTTCATTACTATTTAAACATTTTCaaagaataatattttgatcataatattaaaatgttaattatgattttaaattattttataaataataataatgataatatgaAAAGTATctgtataaataaattataattttgtatactttgtaaaaaatataagttagtgattataattttcttgcttttttCGTATAATATCCTTAtcctgttatttttttttatattctattaTCTCATATCCATCAATAAATGAGAACACATTTCTATAGAGTGTAGATTTGTCGAAAACTTTGGGAAAGTTGGAAGTGAGGCAAGCAAATACAGAGTTGGGAATAGCAAAGCTCCTATGCGTTACTGTGAGATGGGCTTTGAACATaattaatcttaataaaaaGCCCTAATAGTATTGGACTAGAAAAGGAACCTAGTATAGTGTTCGCTATTTGCATAGCACCATAGCTATAGTAATTTCTATTCAAACCGTCACCTTTGCTAACTAGATCACcccttcttttttaattttctatttaaaaaatatacctATTAATTACTTATTTCACTATAGTAGTCATTCCTCAATAGTCTAAGACCAACTCTTTTAACACCCTCTACTAAGAACACCACCCTCCATTTAACTACATCGGATAGAAGAAATCTAGTGTAAAATCTATTAGTTAATATATAAGTATTGCCATGGTAGGCCATTTTTATTTAGCAAGGTAATTTagtttaacatagttctagaattaatgaaaaaaatattttgaaatttgaaataaaaagtaAACAATTTAGACATACTATCATATGTACATGGTTTATGCAATTCTTCATCCgaattaaaatttaacaaaattatttattgtgtAAAACGGTGAAATAAagagttaaattaaattaaaaaataatatgaataaaatgtctctaatattatttttaaa
The sequence above is a segment of the Phaseolus vulgaris cultivar G19833 chromosome 2, P. vulgaris v2.0, whole genome shotgun sequence genome. Coding sequences within it:
- the LOC137809857 gene encoding precursor of CEP7-like — translated: MADLTRTTYYLLVVLLFLSYELLCIEGRGLKATTTTTSPKSVSAVKATSTATNTTKGVVAKPNQLESFAKSLNGYVEAFRPTTPGHSPGLVISFLHAATGDYPN